A portion of the Symphalangus syndactylus isolate Jambi chromosome 13, NHGRI_mSymSyn1-v2.1_pri, whole genome shotgun sequence genome contains these proteins:
- the ZSCAN5B gene encoding zinc finger and SCAN domain-containing protein 5B isoform X1, whose amino-acid sequence MAANWTLSWGQGGPCNSPGSELPRSVASPGARLGNRDRNPETCHVNFRMFSCPEESDPVQALRKLTELCHLWLRPDLHTKEQILDMLVMEQFMISMPQELQVFVKVNGVQSCKDLEDLLRNNRRPKKWSVVNLLGKEYLMLDSDVEMAEAPTSVRDDPRGVSSQRASSVNHMRLEEGQARRELQTLPRVPALSRRQGEDFVLHKSIDTKGDPKSPRPKQTLEKDLKENSEENPGLTSPEPQLPNSPTGVVGAKEGKEPQKIASVENVDADTPSACVVEREASTHSGSRGDALNLRGPKRSKPDATSISQEEPQGEVTPVGTSESPGQAEINPVHSAGPAGPGSHPSGQEVKALPPFACEVCNKSFKYFSQLSIHMRSHTGDRPFQCDLCRKRFLQPSDLRVHQRIHTGERPYTCDVCQKRFAHESTLQGHKRVHTGERPFKCKYCSKVFSHKGNLNVHQRTHSGEKPYKCPICQKAFRQLGTFKRHLKTHQETTSQ is encoded by the exons ATGGCTGCAAATTGGACACTCTCATGGGGTCAGGGAGGACCCTGCAACAGCCCTGGGTCAGAGCTGCCACGGTCTGTGGCTTCCCCAGGAGCTCGACTTGGAAATCGTGACAGGAACCCTGAGACTTGTCACGTGAACTTCAGGATGTTCAGCTGCCCGGAGGAGTCGGACCCCGTGCAGGCTCTGAGGAAACTCACTGAGCTGTGCCATCTGTGGCTGAGGCCCGACCTCCACACCAAAGAGCAGATCCTGGACATGCTGGTGATGGAGCAGTTCATGATCTCCATGCCCCAGGAGCTCCAGGTCTTCGTCAAGGTGAACGGTGTGCAGAGCTGCAAAGACCTGGAGGACTTGCTACGAAATAACAGAAGACCCAAGAAATGG TCTGTGGTCAACTTGCTTGGCAAAGAATATCTTATGCTGGACTCAGATGTCGAGATGGCTGAAGCCCCCACCAGTGTCAGAGATGATCCGAGAGGTGTGTCCAGCCAGCGGGCCTCCTCTGTGAACCACATGCGTCTGGAGGAAGGCCAGGCCCGCCGAGAGCTGCAGACCCTACCCAGGGTCCCTGCACTGTCCAGGAGGCAG GGAGAGGACTTTGTGCTACACAAGAGTATTGACACAAAAGGTGACCCAAAGTCTCCGAGACCCAAGCAGACCTTGGAGAAGGATCTGAAGGAAAACAGCGAAGAGAACCCAGGACTGACATCCCCAGAGCCTCAGCTTCCAAACAGTCCCA CAGGTGTGGTGGGAGCTAAGGAGGGGAAGGAACCCCAGAAAATAGCCTCTGTGGAAAATGTGGATGCTGACACACCTTCTGCCTGCGTTGTGGAGAGAGAAGCTTCGACTCACAGCGGGAGCAGAGGAGACGCTCTGAATCTGAGAGGTCCCAAAAGAAGCAAACCAGACGCCACCTCCATTTCCCAAGAAGAGCCTCAAGGAGAAGTCACACCTGTGGGCACCAGTGAATCCCCGGGACAAGCTGAGATCAATCCAGTTCATTCCGCAGGCCCTGCGGGCCCAGGCAGTCACCCCAGTGGCCAAGAAGTCAAGGCCCTGCCGCCCTTTGCATGTGAAGTGTGCAATAAATCATTTAAGTATTTTTCCCAGCTAAGTATCCACATGAGATCACACACAGGAGACAGACCCTTTCAATGTGATCTCTGTCGGAAGCGCTTCTTGCAGCCGTCAGACCTCCGAGTTCACCAGCGAATCCACACTGGCGAGAGGCCCTACACGTGTGACGTCTGCCAAAAGCGGTTCGCCCACGAGTCCACCTTACAGGGACACAAGAGGGTCCACACTGGGGAGAGGCCGTTCAAATGTAAATACTGCAGCAAAGTTTTCAGCCACAAGGGGAACCTGAATGTTCACCAGCGCACCCACTCCGGAGAGAAGCCCTACAAATGTCCCATATGTCAAAAGGCCTTCCGTCAGCTGGGGACATTCAAGCGTCACCTGAAAACACACCAGGAAACCACCTCCCAGTGA
- the GALP gene encoding galanin-like peptide, producing the protein MAPPSVPLVLLLILLLGLAETPASAPAHRGRGGWTLNSAGYLLGPVLHLPQMGDQDRVRETALQILDLWKAIDGLPYSHPLQPSKRNVMETFAKPEIGDLGVLSTKIPKEEDVLKS; encoded by the exons ATGGCTCCTCCCTCCGTCCCCCTggtcctcctcctcatcctcttgCTGGGCCTGGCAGAGACTCCAGCGTCCGCACCTGCCCACCGG GGACGAGGAGGCTGGACCCTCAATAGTGCTGGCTACCTTCTGGGTCCCG TCCTCCACCTTCCCCAAATGGGTGACCAAGACCGGGTGAGGGAGACAGCCCTTCAGATCCTAGACCTGTGGAAGGCCATCG ATGGGCTCCCCTACTCCCACCCTCTGCAGCCCTCCAAGAGGAATGTGATGGAGACATTTGCCAAACCGGAGATTGGAG ATCTGGGCGTGCTCAGCACGAAAATTCCCAAGGAGGAAGATGTCCTGAAGTCATAG
- the ZSCAN5B gene encoding zinc finger and SCAN domain-containing protein 5B isoform X2, with protein sequence MAANWTLSWGQGGPCNSPGSELPRSVASPGARLGNRDRNPETCHVNFRMFSCPEESDPVQALRKLTELCHLWLRPDLHTKEQILDMLVMEQFMISMPQELQVFVKVNGVQSCKDLEDLLRNNRRPKKWSVVNLLGKEYLMLDSDVEMAEAPTSVRDDPRGVSSQRASSVNHMRLEEGQARRELQTLPRVPALSRRQGEDFVLHKSIDTKGDPKSPRPKQTLEKDLKENSEENPGLTSPEPQLPNSPSVVGAKEGKEPQKIASVENVDADTPSACVVEREASTHSGSRGDALNLRGPKRSKPDATSISQEEPQGEVTPVGTSESPGQAEINPVHSAGPAGPGSHPSGQEVKALPPFACEVCNKSFKYFSQLSIHMRSHTGDRPFQCDLCRKRFLQPSDLRVHQRIHTGERPYTCDVCQKRFAHESTLQGHKRVHTGERPFKCKYCSKVFSHKGNLNVHQRTHSGEKPYKCPICQKAFRQLGTFKRHLKTHQETTSQ encoded by the exons ATGGCTGCAAATTGGACACTCTCATGGGGTCAGGGAGGACCCTGCAACAGCCCTGGGTCAGAGCTGCCACGGTCTGTGGCTTCCCCAGGAGCTCGACTTGGAAATCGTGACAGGAACCCTGAGACTTGTCACGTGAACTTCAGGATGTTCAGCTGCCCGGAGGAGTCGGACCCCGTGCAGGCTCTGAGGAAACTCACTGAGCTGTGCCATCTGTGGCTGAGGCCCGACCTCCACACCAAAGAGCAGATCCTGGACATGCTGGTGATGGAGCAGTTCATGATCTCCATGCCCCAGGAGCTCCAGGTCTTCGTCAAGGTGAACGGTGTGCAGAGCTGCAAAGACCTGGAGGACTTGCTACGAAATAACAGAAGACCCAAGAAATGG TCTGTGGTCAACTTGCTTGGCAAAGAATATCTTATGCTGGACTCAGATGTCGAGATGGCTGAAGCCCCCACCAGTGTCAGAGATGATCCGAGAGGTGTGTCCAGCCAGCGGGCCTCCTCTGTGAACCACATGCGTCTGGAGGAAGGCCAGGCCCGCCGAGAGCTGCAGACCCTACCCAGGGTCCCTGCACTGTCCAGGAGGCAG GGAGAGGACTTTGTGCTACACAAGAGTATTGACACAAAAGGTGACCCAAAGTCTCCGAGACCCAAGCAGACCTTGGAGAAGGATCTGAAGGAAAACAGCGAAGAGAACCCAGGACTGACATCCCCAGAGCCTCAGCTTCCAAACAGTCCCA GTGTGGTGGGAGCTAAGGAGGGGAAGGAACCCCAGAAAATAGCCTCTGTGGAAAATGTGGATGCTGACACACCTTCTGCCTGCGTTGTGGAGAGAGAAGCTTCGACTCACAGCGGGAGCAGAGGAGACGCTCTGAATCTGAGAGGTCCCAAAAGAAGCAAACCAGACGCCACCTCCATTTCCCAAGAAGAGCCTCAAGGAGAAGTCACACCTGTGGGCACCAGTGAATCCCCGGGACAAGCTGAGATCAATCCAGTTCATTCCGCAGGCCCTGCGGGCCCAGGCAGTCACCCCAGTGGCCAAGAAGTCAAGGCCCTGCCGCCCTTTGCATGTGAAGTGTGCAATAAATCATTTAAGTATTTTTCCCAGCTAAGTATCCACATGAGATCACACACAGGAGACAGACCCTTTCAATGTGATCTCTGTCGGAAGCGCTTCTTGCAGCCGTCAGACCTCCGAGTTCACCAGCGAATCCACACTGGCGAGAGGCCCTACACGTGTGACGTCTGCCAAAAGCGGTTCGCCCACGAGTCCACCTTACAGGGACACAAGAGGGTCCACACTGGGGAGAGGCCGTTCAAATGTAAATACTGCAGCAAAGTTTTCAGCCACAAGGGGAACCTGAATGTTCACCAGCGCACCCACTCCGGAGAGAAGCCCTACAAATGTCCCATATGTCAAAAGGCCTTCCGTCAGCTGGGGACATTCAAGCGTCACCTGAAAACACACCAGGAAACCACCTCCCAGTGA